Genomic window (Pseudomonas xantholysinigenes):
AACGGCGAGGCCACGTCGGTGGCGATCATCGTCGCATTGGCCGGCAAGTGCGCGCGCAAGGGCGCCGAGACCAGGGTGTAGATCTGCTGGGCGAAGGAGAACAGCCCGGCGAAGATCAGGAAGATGGCGGCGACGCAACGCAGCAGGCGGGTGCGCAGTTCGGTCAGGTGCGAGACCAGCGGCATCGGCTGGTCATGTTCCGGATTCTCGCTCATGGGGCTCGCGGCGGTTGGGGCGGTTCGGAGGGTGGCACTGCGGCGGGCTGCGCGGGAGCGGCCTCGGCGGCAGGTGTGGCGGGTGTCTCGGCGCCGGCCGAGGGTGGGGCCGGGGGCGTCAGCGGGTTAAGGATGCGCTTGGCCTCCTGCTCCATCTGCAGGATGTGCTCGTTGTGCAACTGGCGGCGGATGTCGTCGGCGCCGATCTCGCGCTCGACCTCCATCTTGATCGCGTTGAAGCTGCGCTTGAGCCGACCGATCCACAACCCGGCGGTGCGCGCGGCACCCGGCAGGCGCTCGGGGCCGAGCACCAGCAAGGCCACCAGGCCGACCAGCAGCAGCTCGCTGAAACTGATGCCGAACATGGTTCAGTCTTTCCGCTGCGGCTCTTGGACCGGCTGGGCCTGGCCCTCGATGGTCTGGCCCTGGGCCTGCTGGGCGGTGTTCTGCACCGGCGCAACGGGCTGGACTGGCGGCGGGGTCTGCTCGGCCGGCTTGGTTTCTTCCTCGTTCATCGCCTTGCGGAAGCCCTTGATCGATTCGCCCAGGTCGCTGCCGAAGTTCTTCAGCTTCTTGGTGCCGAACACCAGTACCACGACGACCAGCAGGACGATCCAGTGTTTCCAGTCAAAAATGCCCATTTCAAACTCCTGAAAAAATGTGTCTGTCGGCGGGAGCCGGACTGGCTTCCAGAGGGTTTGCAAGGCCCTGTGGGAGCGGGTTTACCCGCGAACAAGGGCGAAGCCCTTGCCATGCACCGCGGCGCCTGGTTCGCGGGTGAACCCGCTCCCACAGGGGAATTAAATCTCAGGACGAAGGCTGCCGCGCGGCCTTCTCGTCATGCCCGGACAGCCCGAAACGGCGGTCCAGTTCGTCCAGTACCGCCTGCGGATGCTGGCCCAGCGCGCTGAGCATCACCAGGCTATGAAACCACAGGTCGGCGGTCTCATAGATGACATCGCTGTAATCCTTGCTGACGGCGGCATCCTTGGCGGCGATGATGGTCTCGACCGACTCTTCGCCGAGCTTCTCGAGGATCTTGTTCAGGCCCTTGTGGTACAGGCTGGCCACGTAGCTGCTGTCGGGCGCTGCTTGTTTGCGTTGCTCCAGCACCTCGGCGAGGCGGTTTAGCGTGTCGCTCATGTTCAGTGTCCTGCGCTGTAGATGGCGTCCGGATCCTTCAGGACCGGATCGACGATTTTCCACTGGCCGCCCTCGAAAACCCGGTAGAAGCAGCTTTCACGGCCGGTATGGCAGGCGATATGACCCAGTTGCTCGACCATCAGGATGATCACGTCGGCGTCGCAGTCCAGGCGCATTTCATGCAGTTTCTGCACATGGCCCGACTCCTCGCCCTTGCGCCACAGCTTGCCCCGCGAGCGCGACCAGTAGATGGCGCGATGCTCGGCGGCGGTCAGGGCGAGGGATTCACGGTTCATCCAGGCCATCATCAACACGCGCCCGGTCTTGTGGTCCTGGGCGATGGCCGGTACCAGGCCATCGCTGTTCCACTTGATCTCGTCCAGCCAGTCTTTCATCGTCGACTCCAAACCGGGCCCGCTCCCGTACCGGGCCCCTGTGCGCTAGTGTGCCAGCCAGCCGCGCGGCTGGCTATCGGCGCACGATCAGGTAGAGGCCGGCAGCCAGCATCAACCAGGCCGGCCAGGCGGCAGGAGCGCTGAGGCTGACGGCACCGGCAGCCAGGGTCGCGCCACCGCCGAGCAGGCCGGCACCGAGCAGACGCAGCGCCCAGTTGTCGCCAGCACGGCGGCGTTCGGGCAGTTGCGGGTCGTGCAGGTGCGGCTGCGACAGGCGCTCGAGCAAGTCACGGGTCATGTCGGCCAGGTGCGGCAGTTGCTCGGCCTGGCTGTACAGGTTGCCGATCACCGCCTTCGGGCTCATGCGTTCGCGCATCCAGCGCTCGAGGAACGGTTTGGCGGTGCTCCACAGGTCCAGATCGGGGTACAACTGGCGGCCCAGGCCTTCGATGTTGAGCAGGGTCTTCTGCAGCAGCACCAGCTGCGGCTGGACTTCCATGTTGAAGCGCCGGGCGGTCTGGAACAGGCGCATCAGCACCTGGCCGAAGGAGATGTCCTTCAACGGCTTTTCGAAGATCGGCTCGCACACGGTGCGGATGGCCGCCTCGAACTCGTTGACCTTGGTCTGCGCCGGGACCCAGCCCGAATCGATATGCAACTGGGCGACTCGGCGGTAGTCACGCTTGAAGAAGGCAATCAGGTTGCGCGCCAGGTAGTCCTGGTCCTCGGACGTCAGGCTGCCGACGATACCGCAGTCGATGGCGATGTATTGCGGGCTCCAAGGCTTGACCGTACTGACGAAGATGTTGCCCGGGTGCATGTCGGCGTGGAAGAAGCTGTCACGGAACACCTGGGTGAAGAACACCTCGACGCCACGCTCGGCGAGCATCTTCATGTCGGTGCGCTGGTCGGCCAACGTCGCCATGTCGGTGACCGGCACGCCGTAGATGCGCTCCATCACCAGCACCTTGGGCCGGCAGAAGTCCCAGTACACCTGGGGCACGTACATCAGCTCGGAGCCTTCGAAGTTACGCCGCAACTGGCTGGCGTTGGCCGCCTCGCGCAGCAGGTCGAGCTCGTCGTAGATGGTCTTTTCGTAGTCGCCGACGATTTCCACCGGGTGCAGGCGACGGGCGTCGGCCGAGGCGCGCTCGGCGGCCTTGGCGATCAGGAACAGCCAGGCCAGGTCCTGGGCGATCACCGGCTTCAGGCCCGGGCGCACCACCTTGACCACCACCTCTTCACCACTCTTGAGCCGCGCGGCATGTACCTGGGCCACCGAGGCCGAGGCCAGCGGCTCGACGTCGAAGCGGCTGAACACCTCGCCGACCTTGGCGCCGAGCTGTTCCTCGATCAGCGCCACGGCCTGTTTCGGGTCGAACGGCGGCACGCGGTCCTGCAGCAGCATCAGCTCATCGGCAATGTCGGTGGGCAGCAGGTCGCGGCGGGTGGACAGCAACTGGCCGAACTTGATGAAGATCGGCCCCAGGTCCTGCAAGGCCAGGCGCAGGCGCGCGCCACGGCTGAGCTCGGAAGGCTTGCGCGGCAGCCAGCGCCAGGGCATCAGCAGGCGCAGGCTGGCCAGCCACCAGGGCAGCAGGGGCTGTTCGAACAGCAGGTCATCGAGGCGGTAGCGGATCACGACGCGCTGGATGCGCAACAGACGGCGGACGGCGAGCAGCTTCATGCGTTATCGCTGGTATCAGGAGAGTGGGCGGCGAGGCGGCGCAAGCGCGCCTCGAGGCGTTCGATGTCGATCTTGAGGGCGTCGAGCTCGCTGAAGGCCGCTTCGGCCTCGCGCTTGCCAACCAGGGTGCGGGACTCTTCGGCCAGGTACTCGGAAAGGTTCTGGCTGAAGCGGGCCAGGCCCTGCTGGGTCCAGCGCGCGCGCAAACGCAGGTGTCCGGCGATCAACGCGCTGGGCACCGGGCCCAGCCAGCGTTGCAGCTCGTATTCCCAGTCCAGCTCCAGATCCTGCAGCACGCCCACCAGGTCGAGCAGCACGGCGCTATCGCCGTGCAACTCGACCTGCGGGCTGTGCAGTACCGCGGTCTTGTCCTTGGCCAGGGCCAGTTGTGCCAGGCGCCCGGCGGGCGCGCGCAGGGTGCAGTCGACCTCGCCTTCCCAGTGGGCGGCGAGCATCAGGCCCTCGTCGTCGGGCAGCACGAACAGCTTGAGCGCCGGCTGCACGCAGTCGATCTCGATGACCTTGCCTGCCAACGCAGCCAGGCGCGGCAGCGCGGTGCTGTCCATGCGCAGCACACGGTTGAGCCCGTGCTCGACGCTGGCGAGCAGGCCGGCGAGCAGCATCAGGGCTTGATTCCCCGGTGCACGGCGACGATGCCGCTGGTCATGTTGTGGTAGGTGACGCGATCGAAACCGGCCTCGACCATCATGCTCTTGAGGGTTTCCTGATCAGGGTGCATGCGGATCGATTCGGCCAGGTAGCGGTAGCTTTCCGAGTCGTTGGTGATCAGCTTGCCAGCCAGAGGCATGAAGGCGAACGAGTAGGCGTCGTAGGCCTTGGACATCAGCTTGTTGGTCGGTTTGGAGAACTCCAGGATCAACAGCCGGCCACCGGGCTTGAGCACCCGCAGCATGGAGCGGATGGCCGCGTCCTTGTGCGTCACGTTGCGCAGGCCGAAGGCGATGGTCACGCAGTCGAAGTGGTTGTCCGGGAACGGCAGCTTCTCGGCGTCGGCCTGGACGAACTCGATGTTGCCGGAGACACCGCGATCGAGCAGGCGGTCACGGCCGACCTTGAGCATCGAGTCGTTGATATCGGCGAGCACCACCTGCCCGGTCGGGCCCACCAGGCGCGAGAACTTGGCGGCCAGGTCGCCGGTGCCACCGGCGATATCCAGCACGCGGTTACCGCTGCGCACACCGGACAGCTCGATGGTGAAGCGCTTCCACAGGCGATGCATGCCGCCGGAGAGCACATCGTTCATCAGGTCGTACTTGGCGGCTACCGAGTGGAAGACCTCGGCGACTTTCTTCGCCTTCTGGCTTTCCGGCACGTCCTGGTAGCCGAAGTGGGTGGTGGGTTCGGCGTGGTCGCCTTTGCGCTGGTCGGTCATTTCGCTTCACCAGAAAAAAATTACCGCCATTCTATGGGCAATGGGCGGTTTTGTCTTGGCAGGGTGTGTCGCCGGGCGGGTGGGGGCATAATGCGGCCATTGTCTTCATATCCAGGAACACCCGCATGACCCAGATCAGCGTCGAACGCAAACACTCCCTTGGCCGTGAGGCCGCCCGCGCCAAGGCAGAAGCGCTGGTGGAAAAACTGACCCGCGAATACGACCTCAAGGCCAACTGGAACGGTGACCGCGTCGACGTGTCGCGCAGTGGCGCCAACGGCAGCGTGCACATCGGCGAGGACACCATCCGCGTCGAGCTGAAGCTGGGCATGATGCTGTCGATGATGAGTGGCAGCATCAAGGGCGAGATCGAACGGGCGTTGGACAAAGCGTTGGCTTGACGGCGAATAGCGAGGCGCCATCGCACGGTGGATGGCGCTTCGTGTCCCTCTTCAATAGCACGTCAGCGCATGGAGCTTAATCAAGGCGAATAAACTCCAAAGCATCTGCAAGCCTCAAGACCGCACGGTCATTCGCATTATTACTGAGTTTTAGATGGATGGCCTCAAAGTTACGTGAGGCTGAGTCAGCAGACTTGTAGTGAATGTGGATTTCGAAATGGGTTCTTCTGCCATTTGGGTTCAGATAGAATGCATAGCCGTCCCAATAATCATTCGTTCGCCGCGTTGCCTTTCTGGTGATGAATCGCCGGGATCTTAGGCCGTAGCATTCCTTTAAAAACTTCAATGCCGCAAGCGCCGGTGTTTTCAGGTTCAAATAGGCGTCCGAAAGTTGGCTGATCATTTCTGATCGAAGGAGCGCGGTGGCTTTCTGCAAACGCTCGATATAGTTACCTGTCGTGTGATTATGTTTTTTCACCAGGTCGCTGAAACTTTCCAGCTCCCTGATACGCGCCTCAAATTGATCTCGTAAATCCGAGGGGTGGAGTTTTTCCTCTTTGAGGCGCGCTGCGAATCTTTCGTTCGAGGCAAGCCGCTTATTTATTTCCTTGATCTGTCTATTGGACAGTCCCTCGGGCACGTGCGGCAAGGCCGGTGCCGCGTCGGCATCATCACTGCTGACGAAATCCAGCTCGGTGCCGGAGTCTCTATCACTGCTCGCTTCAGACTCCACTTCATTGCCAGATTCGACCTCAATGCCCTCTTCCTCGATGGGCACTGTGCTCACTTCATCAGCAATGTTGGGGCGCGCGACGGTTCTGCCCAAATGGCCGCCGCCTCCGCGAGCGACTATAGTCAGTTTCCATTGACCATCAGCCCGCTCGAGCCAAGGGCCAGGCTCTGCATTGGGACCAATAATTTGCTGGCTACCCCATTGAGCATCAACTTCGAACATTACCCCTTGCAGATCGACGTAAGTGCGATCATTTGCCGTATACAGTCCCTTCAGGATGCCTTCGGGAATCTCGCTCAGCTCACTGACGCTAACCGTTGCCCTCAAACGACTGAGTTGTTGCAGCGCCTCCGAAGACAGGTTCCCCAACCGCTGGCTGTTACCCCACTGAGCGACGTACAGCGGCTTGACCTGCTGGCCGCGCTCCGGGGGTATCCAAGGTTTCTGTTCAGGCAACTCGCCAGACCTACCAGGGACACCACGCGCGGAGAGTTCGAGGGAGACGTCAGGCTGCTCGATAATCGGCTCAGCCGGCGAGTCAACGCTCCCGGCCAAACCAGCAGATATCAGAATCACGCCGAAATTGACCAACAGATCAATGGCGCTGACGGTTTTGTCCTCGGCGGAACCATCAAACAAGTGCGGGACGTCATTATAGAAAACGCGTGCAAGGTTGATGGCAAGTAGCGTGGTTGCGACGGGACCGCCCAAAAATAGCGAGAAGGCCGACAGCAGATCGAACGCGCCCCAGGCGGCCTTGACATACCACTCATGCCTGAGCGTGTCACTCGAGGGCGCGCGCTTCGCAGCGATCCTGATCAGCGTCGCCCCCCAACTTTCATACAGGGACTCCTCATACGCTTGCGGGTAAGGAGTGAAAGCAAGTTTTACGGCCCATTGACGCGCGAAATCAGCACTGCGCGGGAACGGTACGACCTGATTCAAGAACAAGTAGTAGTCATAAGGCGGGAAAGCACCGCCGCCATAGGCAAGTGCGGCATCGTTATCCATCCACGCGATGAAGCTTTCCTGCAAGCTTTTATCCTCCAGGAAATGTTTCGCCATGGCGGGCAAGGATGGGAACTCAAGCAAGGATGCATACCAAGGGCGATACAACAGGTAGACCCCGCTCTGCGCAAGCCGCAAGATAAACATATTGGCTACGTCATCACCCGCCGTGTCACGCAACGAGCGAGGAATTACGAGCGGCGCGATCTCGATGGTATTGCCCTGCGCCGAGTCGGTACTGCAGAACGAAGTGATTTCTTTAAAGACAGGCTCGCTCAGCACTTTGTCGGCAAAGGCTCTGAGCGCACAGCCTAACAGGCTGCTCCTCCAGGTTCTGGCAAACGCACTGATGCGCTCGGCCCTGCCTTCGCTGCGCGTTAACCGTTCGTTCACGTAGACCGGATAGGTTCCGCCGATATCCACGGTGGTAACCAACGTGGTCCAATCGCTTGTAGTCACCTTGACAGGAAGTGGCTGGTCCTTATTGTGGGCCCCGACGATGTACTCAGAGTTTCTCTCGCTGGATCGTGAGATGGCCAGGCTGGTCAGAGTCGTCTGGTGTCGGGTGTCGGGGCCGCCTAACGCATAGTTCTCCGAGACAGCCTTACTAGGTAGGTGGTCAAGAGTGATTGTCACCAGGTCAGGATTGCAAGGGGGGATGACAAGGTGGTCCGCGCTCATCTGCTCGCGTAGGCGGCGCAGGGTATATTGCTCGAGGCTCTCGATGTCTGGCACCTCGCCCGAGTCATTTGCGCGCCTCTGAGCTGCGGTCAGTGGCAGCAACAGCTTGCAGTACTCGAACAGCGTCTGATCCGGTGCTTGCGTCAGCCAGGACAACGAGGTGTCGGCGTTCTGCGCAAGAGAGGGGCAGAGCTCTGACGAAAAATGGCGTGAAGGGTTGCTGAGGGCCTGCAGATAGGCCACCAGGCGTTGAGGTGTCTCGACCGTACTGACATCCAGTTGCTCGATACTGTTCAAAATGCCGTTGAGCAACTGCAATGCCTGGAATTCGAATGGATCCCCGGCCAGCGTGTAAGGTGACCAGGAAAACTGGCTGTACTCATGAAACTTCAGCAGTTCATTCTGTAACTCATCGCCAAGCGCTTTGGTATTTTCGAAGCGGCGTATTTCCCCCGAGGGTTTACAGCAAATCAGAGACTCTGACGCTTCGGATTTTACGGACAGCAGCAGGTACGGCAACATCAGGTCGGTGCGGCGCGCCTCATGCGAAAGACTGACCTGGATACCTTGTGCGCAGACCTCGGTGGTTGTGCCATCCAGCAACTGGTAAAGGCTTTCTCGCTCATGATCCTCAAGAAAGTAGTGGCCGATATGGTTCAGCGTGATGACCTTGAGCATTTGCGCCACCCATTGTAGCCGGGAGACCTCCAGGCCATTGGCCTTGGCTAGCCAGAACGATACCTGCGCGCGCTGGAACGTAGAGAGGAGCCTTTCGGTTATCGCGCTGAACGCACGGCCCATGACTGCGGCTTCGGTTGCTGAAAGCGAAAGCGTATCGACCTTGCCAGCAGCCTGTGTCGTGAGGAAGCAATCACCTTCGACAAGCGTCAAAGGGCTTCCTACAACCAATGACTCCAGCAATTTGTCGCTCAGAGGCGCCGCTGGAGCCCCGGCCAGGATAAGGTAGACATTTTTCAAAGACTCCAGGGCTGGGTTGATTGCCTTCAGTTGCGAACAGTGTTCAATGAGGGCCTTGCTGGTTTCCTTGTCCAGAACCTGACTCAGTGTCGGGCGCACAAGGAACTGCCTGGCCACAAGATCCTGGAATGTGGATGTTGGGGATTGGAGTAGGCTCATGCTATGAATCTCTGTAGGAGTGGAGCCTCAGCCTAGTAGTCCCCATGCCGCGTCTAGCGTTAAATATGTAGCGCACACTGGCCTTGAATACCCTGTAAGCCCTTCATGAACTCACGCTTAGGGTGCACATTCTAACTTTGCCCTCTAACGTAACCTCACACCCTGTCATCAGGGTCAAATTCTCCACCCTTTACCAGGATGAGGTGCAGAGCATGGCCAAAGTGAATCTCAAGCAAAAAGACGACGCCCAAGGCAGCACCCTGGGCGAGGTGCGCGGCTACGCGCGCAAAATCTGGCTGGCGGGCATCGGTGCCTACGCCCGCGTCGGCCAGGAAGGTTCCGACTACTTCAAGGAGCTGGTCAAGGCCGGCGAAGGCGTCGAGAAACGCGGCAAGAAGCGCATCGGCAAGGCCGTCGACGCCGCCAATACCCAGCTCGACGAAGCCACCCAGGAGGTCACCCGCGTGCCCGGCCGGGTCGAGGCGCAGTTGGATAAAATCGAGCGGGCCTTCGACGCACGGGTAGGTCGCGCCTTGAATCGCCTCGGCATTCCGTCTAAACATGACGTTGAGGCGTTGTCCATCAAGCTTGAACAGCTGCACGAGCTGCTCGAGCGCGTCGCGCACAAACCATAAGGAGAGCAGGATGGCTGGCAAGAAGAACACCGAGAAAGAAGGCAGTTCCTGGATCGGCGGCGTCGAGAAATACTCGCGCAAGATCTGGTTGGCTGGCCTGGGTATCTACTCCAAGATCGACCAGGATGGTCCGAAGCTGTTCGATTCGCTGGTGAAGGACGGCGAGAAGGCCGAGAAACAGGCGAAGAAAACCGCCGAAGACGTGGCCGACAGCGCCAAGTCGTCGACCACTTCGCGGGTATCGGGGGTCAAGGACCGCGCGCTGGGCAAGTGGAGCGAGCTCGAAGAAGCCTTCGACAAGCGCCTGAACAGCGCCATCTCGCGCCTGGGCGTGCCCAGCCGCAACGAGATCAAGGCCCTGCACCAGCAGGTCGACTCGCTGACCAAGCAGATCGAGAAACTGACCGGTGCGTCGGTGACCCCGATCTCCAAGGCCAAGGCGAGCGCGAGCAAGCCTGCGGCCAAGCCCCTGGCCAAGGCCGCTGCCAAGCCGGCAGCAAAACCTGCGGCGAAAACCGCGGCGGCCAAACCGGCAGCCAAACCTGCGGCCAAGCCTGTAGCGGCCAAACCCGCGGCCAAGCCGGCTGCAGCGAAAAAGCCAGCCGTGAAGAAAGCGCCGGCCAAACCGGCAGCGGCCAAGCCAGCCACTGCGGCGCCCGCCGCCACCGCGGCACCGGCGCCGAGCGCGGCACCGGCCAGCAACACGCCATCGGCACCGGTGAACGCCGCCAGCCAGGCCTGATGCGCATCGCCTGATTCGCCAGCAAGCGGGCTCCTACGGCCCGAGACACAGCGGGATCACACGTAGGAGCCGGCCTTGCCGGCGAACACCAGCGCAGCCGGTGCCAGGCACCGCGCCGCCGTCGGGATCACAGCACCTGGCGCAAGAACGCCTGGGCCCGCGGATCCTTCGGCGCGGCAAAGAACTGCGCCGGCGGCGAATCTTCCAGCAACTTGCCGTGATCGAAGAACAGCACCCGATCGGCCACTTCCCGGGCAAAGCCCATCTCGTGGGTCACGCAGACCATGGTCATGCCTTCCTGGGCCAAGGTCTTCATCACATCCAGCACCTCGCCGACCATTTCCGGGTCCAGCGCCGAGGTGGGTTCGTCGAACAACATCACCTTGGGCTCCATCGCCAAGGCACGGGCGATGGCCACTCGCTGTTGCTGGCCACCAGACAAGCGCGACGGATACTCGTTGGCCTTCTGCGCGATACCGACCTTTTCCAGCAGTGCCCGGGCCTTGGCCTCGCGCTCGGCCTTGTTGCGCTTGCGCACCACCTTCTGCGCCAGGCACAGGTTCTCCAGCACGGTCATGTGCGGGAACAGGTTGAAGTGCTGGAACACCATGCCGACTTCGCGGCGATAGGCATTGATATCGGTCTTCGGATCGTCCAGTTGCAGGCCGTCGATGGCCACATGGCCATCGTCGAAGTGCTCCAGGCCATTGAGGCAACGCAGGAAGGTCGACTTGCCCGAACCCGACGGCCCGAGCACCACCACCACTTCGCCCTTGGCGACCTGGGTGGTGACGTTGTCCACCGCCCGCACCACCATGCCACGGGTGTCGAAGACTTTCAGCAGGTCACGGACTTCAATCACTTTGCGCAAGCCTCCGCTCGAGCCGGCTGGCAATGTGCGACAGCGGCAGGTTGATCAGCAGGTACAGGCCTGCCACGCAGAACCAGATCTCGAAGGTCGAGAAAGAGGTGGTGATAGCCTCGCGGCCGCTCTTGGTCAGCTCGGTGATGGCGATCACCGACACCAGCGAGGTGTCCTTGACCAGGCTGATGAATTGCCCGGCCAGCGGCGGCAGCACGCGCTTGAAGGCCTGTGGCAGGATCACATGGCGCATCGACTGGCTGGCGTTCAGGCCCAGCGAGCGCGCGGCTTCGTTCTGGCCCTTGGCGATCGACTGCACGCCGGCACGGACGATCTCGGCCACATAGGCGCCGGTGAACAGCGCCAGCGCCGCGACCCCAGCGAACTCGCGAGACAGGTTGAGCACAGTGCCGATGAAGAAATAGAAAATGAAGATCTGCACCAGCAGCGGCGTGCCTCGCACCAGCTCGACATACACCGTGGACAGGTCGCGCAGCGTGGGATTGCTGGACAACCGGCAGAGCCCGGCGAACAATCCCAGCACCAGTCCCAGGGCGCCGGACACCACCGAGATCCACAGCGTGGTCCACAGGCCCCAGGCCAGCGGGCCGGCGGCCCAGTGGCGGGTGACGCCGATGGCGTCGCCTTCGGCGACATCGTCGCCGCGGGCCAGCAGCATGCTGTCCTTGGCCACTTCGACGACTTCTGTGTCACCACTTTCGGTCTTCAGGGTGACCCTGGCGTTGTCGCCGGACACCACGATTTCCTCGATCGTGCCGTTGTTGCCGGCACGCTGGGTTTCCTCGGCCTTGTAGGCGAAGTATTGCGGAACCCGGTTCCAGCGCCACTCGTAGGAAATCATCGAGGTGGCCAGGTACAGGCTGAACGCCAGGCCCACCAGGACCAGCGCGGTCAGCCCATGCCAGGGCCACTGTGCTTTCTTGTGTTTGATCACTTGGGGTATTTCCACAAAAAAAGAAACGCGCCAGGTGGAGCCTTGGCGGTGGCCTGCGAAGTCTGTGCGGTACTGGCTGGCCTCTTCGCGGGTAAACCCGCTCCCACAGGGATTGGCGACACCTGTGGGAGCGGGTTTACCCGCGAAGAGGCCAGCGAAAACATCCGCTGTCCTCGCCCTGCCACCCTCAGCGCCACCAGCGCGTCAGGGTCAGAGCCTGAGCTTGTGGCCCGGGCCTTATTCCATTTCCTTCAACCAATCCTTGCTCTTGAACCACTTGTCGTGAATACGATCGTAGGTCCCGTCGTGCTTGATCTGGTGCAGGAAGTTGTTGATGTAGTTGATGCTGTCGTAGTCGCCTTTCTTCAGGCCAAAGGCCAGCGGCTCGTAGGTGAAGGGCTCTTCGAGGAACAGCAGCTTGCCGGCACCGGCCTTCTCCACCGCCACCACGTTGTAGGGCGAGTCGTAGACGAAGGCGTCAGCCTTGCCGTTGACCACATCCATCACCCCTTCCTGCTC
Coding sequences:
- a CDS encoding phasin family protein; amino-acid sequence: MAKVNLKQKDDAQGSTLGEVRGYARKIWLAGIGAYARVGQEGSDYFKELVKAGEGVEKRGKKRIGKAVDAANTQLDEATQEVTRVPGRVEAQLDKIERAFDARVGRALNRLGIPSKHDVEALSIKLEQLHELLERVAHKP
- a CDS encoding phasin family protein, producing the protein MAGKKNTEKEGSSWIGGVEKYSRKIWLAGLGIYSKIDQDGPKLFDSLVKDGEKAEKQAKKTAEDVADSAKSSTTSRVSGVKDRALGKWSELEEAFDKRLNSAISRLGVPSRNEIKALHQQVDSLTKQIEKLTGASVTPISKAKASASKPAAKPLAKAAAKPAAKPAAKTAAAKPAAKPAAKPVAAKPAAKPAAAKKPAVKKAPAKPAAAKPATAAPAATAAPAPSAAPASNTPSAPVNAASQA
- a CDS encoding amino acid ABC transporter ATP-binding protein → MIEVRDLLKVFDTRGMVVRAVDNVTTQVAKGEVVVVLGPSGSGKSTFLRCLNGLEHFDDGHVAIDGLQLDDPKTDINAYRREVGMVFQHFNLFPHMTVLENLCLAQKVVRKRNKAEREAKARALLEKVGIAQKANEYPSRLSGGQQQRVAIARALAMEPKVMLFDEPTSALDPEMVGEVLDVMKTLAQEGMTMVCVTHEMGFAREVADRVLFFDHGKLLEDSPPAQFFAAPKDPRAQAFLRQVL
- a CDS encoding amino acid ABC transporter permease; translation: MIKHKKAQWPWHGLTALVLVGLAFSLYLATSMISYEWRWNRVPQYFAYKAEETQRAGNNGTIEEIVVSGDNARVTLKTESGDTEVVEVAKDSMLLARGDDVAEGDAIGVTRHWAAGPLAWGLWTTLWISVVSGALGLVLGLFAGLCRLSSNPTLRDLSTVYVELVRGTPLLVQIFIFYFFIGTVLNLSREFAGVAALALFTGAYVAEIVRAGVQSIAKGQNEAARSLGLNASQSMRHVILPQAFKRVLPPLAGQFISLVKDTSLVSVIAITELTKSGREAITTSFSTFEIWFCVAGLYLLINLPLSHIASRLERRLAQSD